In Jejubacter calystegiae, the following are encoded in one genomic region:
- a CDS encoding recombinase family protein — translation MNVRIYCRASTEGQHADRALATLRTFAGSKKWNIAGEYIENASGAKLDRPELMQLLNEAESGDLLLVEAIDRLSRLEHQEWAELKKVLDEKNLVIVSMDLPTSWQMVEMVGSDLTSGILRAVNAMLIDILATMARQDYETRRKRQAQGIERAKAAGAYTGKEKDMQAREAVKEMLEQNVKPALIMKAAGISRATFYRIKKELAG, via the coding sequence ATGAACGTTCGTATCTACTGTCGGGCATCGACTGAAGGGCAACACGCAGACAGGGCACTGGCAACACTGCGAACCTTTGCAGGTAGCAAGAAGTGGAATATTGCCGGTGAGTATATTGAGAACGCCAGCGGAGCCAAACTTGACCGCCCGGAACTTATGCAGTTGCTGAATGAAGCAGAGTCCGGCGATCTTCTGCTGGTGGAGGCTATCGACCGTCTGAGCCGTCTGGAACATCAGGAATGGGCAGAACTAAAGAAAGTCCTGGACGAGAAGAATCTGGTAATTGTCTCAATGGATTTGCCAACCAGTTGGCAGATGGTCGAAATGGTTGGCAGCGATCTCACCAGCGGCATCCTGCGGGCAGTCAATGCGATGCTTATTGATATACTTGCCACAATGGCACGGCAGGACTATGAGACTCGTCGCAAGCGGCAGGCTCAGGGGATTGAAAGAGCAAAGGCGGCGGGAGCATATACCGGGAAGGAAAAAGATATGCAGGCACGGGAAGCCGTGAAGGAGATGCTGGAGCAGAATGTAAAACCGGCGCTGATTATGAAGGCGGCAGGGATCAGCCGCGCCACCTTCTACAGGATCAAAAAGGAACTGGCTGGCTAA
- a CDS encoding YagK/YfjJ domain-containing protein: MMEELDAMQRTYSRVFVARFDLRLPSGTAVETGNEWIRQLFKKLRERLKSKHRRPESITSPIREFAYGWVREKEKAKQVHYHCWIALPHRQVRSIGTANCGLGGAITEVWCDLTGGKPSLVEFPGGEYIILRGEPETLEEPVWRISYLAKERGKFSTGQGDRLFSTSKLRHKYPNT, translated from the coding sequence ATGATGGAAGAACTTGATGCAATGCAGCGCACGTACAGCCGTGTCTTTGTCGCCCGCTTCGATCTTCGCCTGCCATCCGGCACCGCCGTTGAGACTGGCAACGAATGGATACGCCAGCTATTCAAGAAACTGCGGGAGCGTCTCAAGTCGAAGCATCGCCGCCCTGAGAGTATAACCTCACCAATCCGAGAGTTTGCTTACGGCTGGGTGCGTGAAAAAGAGAAGGCAAAGCAGGTTCACTATCATTGCTGGATTGCCCTGCCGCACCGGCAAGTCAGAAGTATTGGGACTGCGAATTGCGGGCTTGGTGGTGCCATTACAGAGGTCTGGTGTGATCTGACAGGCGGCAAGCCTTCGCTGGTGGAGTTCCCTGGTGGGGAGTATATTATTCTACGTGGGGAACCTGAGACGCTGGAAGAACCAGTCTGGCGGATCTCATACCTCGCCAAGGAGCGGGGAAAATTCTCGACGGGTCAGGGTGACCGCCTTTTCTCAACGTCAAAACTCAGGCATAAGTATCCCAACACCTAA
- a CDS encoding helix-turn-helix domain-containing protein yields MYHATSYQRLLHYLTETPTALSAGDLSAVTNIPLPTTYRALRRLADRGLVDWYTDKSAVARWYAVRSGHNKNYCTACNRPYVEHE; encoded by the coding sequence ATGTATCATGCAACCAGCTACCAACGCCTACTCCATTACCTGACCGAAACGCCAACAGCACTAAGCGCTGGCGATCTCTCAGCGGTAACGAATATTCCGCTGCCAACTACATATCGGGCATTACGCAGGCTGGCAGACAGAGGACTGGTCGATTGGTACACGGATAAGTCGGCGGTAGCACGCTGGTATGCTGTCCGCTCCGGCCACAATAAAAACTACTGCACCGCGTGCAACCGACCCTATGTTGAACATGAATGA
- the pnuC gene encoding nicotinamide riboside transporter PnuC, whose protein sequence is MFGTQNILVHIPLGAGGYDLSWIEAAGTLAGLLCIWLASLEKIINYPFGLINVTLFAIIFFQIQLYASLLLQLFFFAANIYGWYAWSRSSDGQRPELRIRWLPLPKALLLLAVCVVAIIMMTLWIDPVFAALTRAALAVLGIFGLQTTMPELSPDAFPFWDASMMVLSIVAMILMTRKYVENWLLWSAVNVISVVIFAIQGVWAMALEYLILTFIALNGTRLWMRSAREHSPHALS, encoded by the coding sequence ATTTTCGGTACCCAAAATATTCTGGTGCATATACCGCTCGGCGCGGGCGGTTACGACCTTTCGTGGATTGAGGCGGCAGGCACCCTGGCCGGTTTACTCTGTATCTGGCTGGCCAGTCTGGAGAAGATTATCAATTACCCCTTCGGGCTGATTAATGTCACGCTGTTTGCGATTATTTTTTTCCAGATCCAGCTCTATGCCAGTCTGCTACTACAGCTGTTCTTCTTTGCCGCCAATATTTACGGCTGGTATGCCTGGTCACGTAGTAGTGACGGGCAACGGCCTGAATTACGCATTCGCTGGCTGCCCTTGCCTAAGGCGTTACTGTTACTTGCCGTATGTGTGGTGGCCATTATCATGATGACGTTATGGATCGATCCGGTCTTTGCGGCGCTAACCCGGGCAGCGCTGGCGGTACTGGGAATTTTCGGTCTGCAGACGACCATGCCGGAACTTTCTCCCGATGCCTTCCCGTTCTGGGATGCCTCTATGATGGTGTTGTCGATTGTGGCGATGATTCTGATGACCCGCAAATATGTGGAAAACTGGCTGCTGTGGAGTGCGGTGAATGTGATTAGCGTGGTGATTTTCGCGATACAGGGCGTATGGGCCATGGCGCTGGAGTACCTGATCCTGACCTTTATCGCCCTGAACGGCACCCGACTGTGGATGCGCAGCGCGCGTGAGCATTCGCCACACGCGCTATCGTAG
- the zitB gene encoding CDF family zinc transporter ZitB has product MAHSHTQTASPQDANARRLLIAFSITALFMVAEVIGGLISGSLALLADAGHMLTDAAALLVALLAVHFARRPASGRHTFGWLRLTTLAAFVNAIALVVITIFIVWEAIVRFQNPQPVAGKTMLIIAFAGLLANLFSFWVLHGGGEERNMNVRAAALHVLGDLLGSVGAIAAALVILWTGWTPIDPILSVLVSCLVLRSAWRLLKESMNELMEGAPVTLDIAALKRDLSRTIPEVRNVHHVHIWLVGEKPLMTLHVQVIPPHDHDALLHRILHFLAHEYQIEHATVQMEYQPCHGSECDLNEKTAHHHHHHH; this is encoded by the coding sequence ATGGCTCACTCTCATACCCAAACCGCCAGCCCTCAGGACGCTAACGCCCGGCGCCTGCTGATAGCTTTTAGCATCACTGCGCTGTTTATGGTCGCCGAAGTGATTGGCGGTCTGATCTCCGGTTCGCTGGCGCTGCTGGCTGATGCCGGGCATATGCTCACCGATGCCGCAGCGCTGCTGGTGGCGTTACTGGCGGTTCATTTCGCCCGCCGCCCGGCAAGCGGGCGACATACCTTCGGATGGCTACGTCTGACCACCCTCGCCGCCTTTGTGAATGCCATCGCTCTGGTGGTCATTACCATTTTTATCGTCTGGGAAGCTATCGTCCGTTTCCAGAACCCCCAGCCGGTGGCGGGCAAAACCATGCTGATTATCGCCTTTGCCGGATTGCTCGCTAACCTGTTCTCATTCTGGGTGCTGCACGGAGGAGGCGAAGAGCGCAATATGAATGTGCGAGCCGCAGCGCTGCATGTTTTGGGAGATCTGTTAGGCTCCGTTGGCGCTATCGCCGCCGCGCTGGTGATATTGTGGACCGGCTGGACGCCCATCGACCCTATTCTGTCGGTGCTGGTCTCCTGCCTGGTACTGCGCAGCGCCTGGCGGCTGCTGAAAGAGAGTATGAATGAACTGATGGAAGGCGCGCCGGTAACGCTGGATATCGCGGCGCTGAAGCGCGACCTGTCACGCACTATTCCCGAAGTGCGCAACGTCCACCACGTACATATCTGGCTGGTCGGTGAGAAGCCGCTGATGACCCTGCACGTACAGGTGATTCCACCGCACGACCACGATGCGCTGCTGCATCGCATTCTCCACTTCCTGGCCCATGAGTATCAGATTGAGCACGCCACGGTACAGATGGAATACCAGCCCTGCCACGGCTCTGAGTGCGATCTAAACGAAAAAACGGCGCACCACCATCACCACCATCACTAG
- the aroG gene encoding 3-deoxy-7-phosphoheptulonate synthase AroG, producing the protein MYQNDDLRIKEINELLPPVALLEKFPATANAASTVSASRQAIHQILHGQDDRLLVVIGPCSIHDPAAAKEYAQRLLALRNELCGELEVVMRVYFEKPRTTVGWKGLINDPGMDNSFRINDGLRIARQLLLEINDSGLPTAGEFLDMITPQYLADLMSWGAIGARTTESQVHRELASGLSCPVGFKNGTDGTIKVAIDAINAASAPHCFLSVTKWGHSAIVNTSGNDDCHIILRGGKEPNYSAQHVAEVKQGLEKSGLEARVMIDFSHANSCKQFQKQMEVGADVCSQIAHGEDAIVGVMVESHLVEGNQSLESGEPLTYGKSVTDACIGWDDTDALLRQLAAAVKARRG; encoded by the coding sequence ATGTATCAGAACGACGACTTACGAATCAAAGAGATCAATGAGCTTCTCCCTCCGGTTGCACTGTTAGAAAAATTTCCTGCCACTGCCAACGCCGCCAGTACGGTATCTGCTTCGCGTCAGGCTATCCATCAGATCCTGCACGGCCAGGACGATCGTCTGCTGGTGGTGATTGGGCCCTGCTCCATTCACGATCCAGCCGCTGCCAAAGAGTACGCCCAACGCCTGCTGGCGCTGCGCAACGAACTGTGCGGCGAGCTTGAGGTGGTGATGCGGGTCTATTTTGAAAAGCCGCGTACCACCGTGGGCTGGAAAGGGTTGATCAACGATCCCGGTATGGATAACAGCTTCCGCATCAACGACGGTCTGCGGATTGCGCGCCAGCTGCTGCTGGAGATCAACGACAGCGGTCTGCCGACAGCCGGTGAGTTTCTGGACATGATTACGCCGCAGTATCTGGCGGATCTGATGAGCTGGGGCGCCATTGGCGCACGCACCACCGAATCTCAGGTTCACCGCGAGCTGGCCTCAGGCCTTTCCTGCCCGGTGGGCTTTAAGAACGGTACTGACGGTACGATTAAAGTGGCTATCGACGCCATTAACGCCGCCAGCGCGCCGCACTGCTTCCTGTCGGTCACCAAGTGGGGACACTCCGCTATCGTTAACACCAGCGGTAACGATGACTGCCATATTATTCTGCGCGGCGGCAAAGAGCCGAACTACAGCGCGCAGCACGTGGCGGAAGTGAAGCAGGGGCTGGAAAAATCTGGCCTGGAAGCGCGGGTGATGATCGATTTCAGCCACGCTAACTCCTGCAAGCAGTTCCAGAAGCAGATGGAAGTGGGGGCCGATGTCTGTTCCCAGATAGCTCACGGCGAAGATGCTATTGTCGGCGTGATGGTAGAAAGCCATCTGGTGGAAGGCAACCAGAGCCTGGAAAGCGGCGAGCCGCTGACTTACGGTAAGAGCGTGACCGATGCCTGCATTGGCTGGGACGATACCGACGCGCTGCTGCGCCAGCTGGCTGCGGCGGTGAAGGCGCGTCGCGGTTAA
- the gpmA gene encoding 2,3-diphosphoglycerate-dependent phosphoglycerate mutase: MAVTKLVLVRHGESQWNQENRFTGWYDVDLSEKGKGEAKAAGELLKKEGYSFDFAYTSVLKRAIHTLWSILDQLDQDWLPVEKSWKLNERHYGALQGLNKAETAEKYGDDQVKQWRRGFAVTPPELTKDDERYPGHDPRYAKLSEKELPLTESLALTIDRVVPYWEETILPRLKSGERIIIAAHGNSLRALVKYLDKLSEDEILELNIPTGVPLVYEFDENFKPLKRYYLGDADEIAAKAAAVANQGKAK; the protein is encoded by the coding sequence ATGGCTGTTACTAAGCTGGTTCTGGTTCGTCACGGTGAAAGTCAGTGGAACCAGGAAAACCGCTTTACCGGATGGTACGACGTGGATCTGTCCGAGAAAGGCAAAGGCGAGGCCAAAGCCGCCGGTGAACTGCTGAAGAAAGAAGGCTACAGCTTCGACTTTGCGTATACCTCCGTGCTGAAACGTGCCATCCACACGCTGTGGAGCATTCTGGACCAGTTGGATCAGGACTGGCTGCCGGTAGAGAAATCCTGGAAGCTGAACGAGCGTCACTATGGCGCCCTGCAGGGTCTGAACAAAGCGGAAACCGCCGAAAAGTACGGCGACGATCAGGTTAAGCAGTGGCGTCGCGGCTTTGCGGTCACCCCGCCGGAGCTGACCAAAGACGACGAGCGCTATCCGGGCCACGACCCGCGCTACGCGAAGCTGAGCGAAAAGGAGCTGCCGCTGACCGAAAGCCTGGCGCTGACCATCGACCGCGTGGTTCCCTACTGGGAAGAGACTATTCTGCCGCGCCTGAAGAGCGGTGAGCGTATTATCATTGCCGCCCACGGTAACTCACTGCGCGCGCTGGTGAAGTATCTGGATAAGCTGAGCGAAGATGAGATTCTGGAACTGAACATCCCGACCGGCGTACCGCTGGTGTACGAGTTCGACGAAAACTTCAAGCCGCTCAAGCGCTACTATCTGGGCGATGCGGATGAGATCGCAGCGAAAGCCGCGGCCGTTGCCAACCAGGGTAAAGCGAAGTAA
- the galM gene encoding galactose-1-epimerase — translation MLKETPQLAPDGQPWRISTLRNAAGMVVTITDWGATLLSCRVPMPDGSVRETLLGCASPEDYLQQSAFLGASIGRYANRIANSRFWLDGNEVSLTPSQGEHQLHGGPQGFDKQRWMIDRQNEQEVLYSLTSPDGDQGFPGKLCATVLYQLTEDNRLEITYRAEVDKPCPVNLTNHAYFNLDGEQNDIRRHELQLLADQYLPVNAAGIPDQALRAVTDTGFDFRSRKAIGQDFLNDDCQQKVGGYDHAFLLNARGDEAQPAAHLWSSDGKLQMTVYTSAPALQLYSGNFLAGTPAREQGEYANYQGVALESEFLPDSPNHPEWPQPDVILRPGQTYRSLTVYQFTPC, via the coding sequence ATGCTAAAAGAGACTCCACAACTGGCGCCGGATGGCCAACCCTGGCGTATTTCGACTCTGCGCAACGCGGCCGGTATGGTGGTGACCATCACTGACTGGGGCGCAACCCTGCTCTCCTGCCGGGTGCCGATGCCGGATGGCAGCGTACGTGAAACCCTGCTGGGCTGCGCCAGCCCGGAAGATTATCTACAACAGAGCGCCTTTCTGGGCGCCAGCATCGGTCGCTACGCCAACCGCATCGCCAACAGCCGCTTTTGGCTTGACGGCAACGAAGTCAGTCTGACTCCCAGTCAGGGCGAGCACCAGCTCCATGGCGGGCCACAGGGGTTCGACAAACAGCGCTGGATGATCGATCGCCAGAACGAGCAGGAGGTGCTCTACAGCCTGACATCGCCGGACGGTGACCAGGGTTTCCCCGGCAAGCTGTGCGCCACCGTGCTCTATCAACTGACCGAGGATAACCGACTGGAGATCACCTATCGCGCCGAGGTGGATAAGCCCTGTCCGGTGAACCTGACCAACCACGCCTACTTCAATCTTGACGGTGAACAGAACGATATTCGCCGCCACGAGCTGCAACTGCTGGCCGACCAGTACCTGCCGGTCAATGCGGCCGGTATTCCGGACCAAGCGCTGCGCGCAGTGACCGATACCGGCTTCGATTTCCGCAGCCGTAAGGCTATCGGCCAGGACTTTCTGAACGATGACTGTCAGCAAAAAGTGGGCGGCTACGATCACGCCTTCCTGCTGAATGCCCGTGGAGATGAGGCTCAGCCCGCAGCGCATCTCTGGTCTTCCGACGGTAAGCTGCAGATGACGGTCTACACCAGCGCGCCGGCGCTCCAGCTCTATTCCGGCAACTTCCTGGCCGGAACCCCTGCCCGCGAACAGGGCGAGTACGCCAACTACCAGGGCGTAGCGCTGGAGAGCGAATTCCTGCCGGACAGCCCCAACCATCCGGAATGGCCGCAACCGGATGTGATACTGCGCCCTGGCCAGACTTATCGCAGTCTGACCGTCTATCAGTTCACCCCCTGCTGA
- the galK gene encoding galactokinase: protein MDLKEKTRTLFTEQFGYPATHIIQAPGRVNLIGEHTDYNDGFVLPCAIDYQTVISCAPRDDRMVRVIAADYNNQRDEFSLDAPILAHDSQQWSNYVRGVVKHLQQRDASFGGADLVISGNVPQGAGLSSSASLEVAVGKVFQQLYHLALDGAQLALNGQEAENQFVGCNCGIMDQLISALGKKDHALLIDCRSLGSKAVPMPQGVAVVIINSNFKRTLVGSEYNTRREQCETGARFFQQKALRDVSLEQFNAVANELDPLVAKRVRHVLTENARTVEAADALARGDLKRMGELMAESHDSMRDDFEITVPQIDTLVEIVKQTIGERGGVRMTGGGFGGCVVALVPEELVSEVQQAVADSYHARTGIKETFYVCKASEGAGLC, encoded by the coding sequence ATGGACCTGAAAGAAAAAACCCGTACCCTGTTTACCGAACAGTTTGGCTACCCTGCCACCCATATCATCCAGGCTCCGGGTCGCGTCAACCTGATTGGCGAACATACTGACTACAATGACGGCTTCGTACTGCCCTGCGCCATCGATTACCAGACGGTGATCAGTTGCGCGCCGCGTGACGATCGCATGGTGCGGGTGATTGCCGCCGATTACAATAACCAGCGCGATGAGTTTTCGCTGGATGCCCCTATTCTCGCTCACGACAGCCAGCAGTGGTCTAACTACGTGCGCGGCGTAGTGAAACATCTGCAGCAGCGCGACGCCAGCTTTGGCGGCGCCGATCTGGTGATTAGCGGCAACGTTCCCCAGGGCGCGGGTCTGAGCTCTTCCGCATCGCTGGAAGTGGCGGTCGGCAAGGTGTTCCAGCAGTTGTACCATCTGGCTCTGGATGGCGCCCAGCTGGCGCTGAACGGCCAGGAGGCGGAAAACCAGTTTGTCGGCTGCAACTGCGGCATTATGGATCAACTGATCTCGGCACTGGGCAAGAAAGACCATGCATTGCTGATCGACTGCCGCTCTCTTGGCAGCAAAGCGGTGCCGATGCCCCAGGGCGTGGCGGTAGTGATTATCAACAGTAACTTTAAGCGCACCCTGGTCGGCAGCGAATACAACACCCGTCGCGAACAGTGCGAAACCGGCGCCCGCTTCTTCCAGCAGAAGGCGCTGCGCGATGTCTCTCTGGAGCAGTTTAATGCAGTGGCCAACGAGCTGGATCCGCTGGTTGCCAAACGCGTACGTCACGTCCTGACCGAAAACGCCCGCACCGTTGAAGCAGCCGACGCTCTGGCGCGCGGCGATCTTAAGCGCATGGGCGAACTGATGGCCGAATCCCATGACTCGATGCGTGACGACTTTGAAATCACCGTGCCGCAGATCGATACCCTGGTAGAGATAGTTAAACAGACCATCGGCGAACGTGGCGGCGTGCGTATGACCGGCGGCGGCTTCGGCGGCTGCGTAGTGGCGCTGGTCCCGGAAGAGCTGGTCTCTGAAGTACAGCAGGCGGTGGCCGATAGCTACCACGCCCGCACCGGTATCAAAGAGACGTTCTATGTCTGCAAAGCCTCGGAAGGAGCGGGATTATGCTAA
- the galT gene encoding galactose-1-phosphate uridylyltransferase: MPQFNPVDHPHRRYNPLTGQWILVSPHRAKRPWQGAQETPAKQTLPQHDPDCYLCPGNTRVTGDKNPDYTGTYVFTNDFAALMTDTPEAPADSDPLMRLQSARGTSRVICFSPDHSKTLPELPLAALEEVVKTWQAQTAELGQHYPWVQVFENKGAAMGCSNPHPHGQVWANSFLPNEAAREDENQRAYYAEHGSPMLLDYARRELADGKRTVVETEHWLAVVPWWAAWPFETLLLPKAPVRRITDLTQAQSQDLALALKKLTSRYDNLFQCSFPYSMGWHGAPFNGEENAHWQLHAHFYPPLLRSATVRKFMVGYEMLAETQRDLTAEQAAEKLRAVSDVHFRESGEQ; encoded by the coding sequence ATGCCGCAATTTAACCCGGTCGATCATCCACATCGCCGCTACAACCCCCTGACGGGGCAGTGGATCCTGGTTTCTCCCCATCGCGCTAAGCGTCCCTGGCAAGGGGCGCAGGAGACCCCCGCCAAACAGACGCTGCCGCAGCACGATCCCGACTGTTACCTGTGCCCGGGTAACACGCGGGTCACCGGGGACAAAAATCCGGACTACACCGGGACTTACGTTTTCACTAACGACTTTGCGGCACTGATGACCGACACCCCCGAGGCACCGGCGGATAGCGACCCGCTGATGCGCCTGCAGAGCGCCCGGGGCACCAGCCGGGTGATCTGCTTTTCACCGGATCACAGTAAAACCCTCCCCGAACTGCCACTGGCGGCGCTGGAGGAGGTGGTGAAAACCTGGCAGGCGCAAACCGCCGAACTGGGTCAGCACTATCCCTGGGTGCAGGTATTTGAAAATAAAGGCGCAGCCATGGGCTGCTCTAACCCGCACCCCCATGGTCAGGTATGGGCCAACAGCTTCCTGCCTAACGAGGCGGCCCGCGAAGACGAAAACCAGCGCGCTTACTATGCCGAACACGGCTCGCCGATGCTTCTTGACTACGCCCGGCGCGAACTGGCGGACGGCAAACGAACGGTAGTCGAAACCGAACACTGGCTGGCGGTCGTGCCCTGGTGGGCGGCCTGGCCGTTCGAAACCCTGCTGCTGCCAAAGGCACCGGTCCGGCGCATTACCGACCTTACGCAGGCCCAAAGCCAGGATCTGGCACTGGCGCTGAAAAAACTGACCAGCCGCTACGATAACCTGTTCCAGTGCTCGTTCCCCTACTCTATGGGCTGGCACGGCGCCCCCTTTAACGGCGAGGAGAATGCCCACTGGCAGCTACACGCCCATTTTTATCCGCCCCTGCTGCGCTCCGCTACGGTGCGTAAGTTTATGGTGGGCTACGAGATGCTGGCGGAAACCCAGCGTGATTTAACCGCCGAACAGGCCGCAGAAAAACTGCGTGCGGTCAGCGATGTGCATTTCCGCGAATCCGGAGAACAATAA
- the galE gene encoding UDP-glucose 4-epimerase GalE: MKVLVTGGSGYIGSHTCVQLLLQGHDVVILDNLCNSKRSVLPVIERLGGKTPLFIDGDIRDEALLTTVFHDHGIEAVIHFAGLKAVGESVQKPLEYYDNNVTGTLKLVSAMKAAGVTNFIFSSSATVYGDQPKIPYVESFPTGHPASPYGRSKLMVEQILTDVQKAVPDMSIALLRYFNPVGAHPSGDMGEDPQGIPNNLMPYIAQVAVGRRESLSIFGNDYPTEDGTGVRDYIHVMDLADGHVAAMEKLAGKAGVHIYNLGAGVGSSVLDVVNAFSKACGKPVNYHFAPRRDGDLPAYWADATKADKELNWRVTRSLDEMAQDTWRWQSRHPQGYPD; the protein is encoded by the coding sequence ATGAAAGTTCTGGTAACAGGTGGTAGCGGTTACATTGGCAGCCATACCTGCGTACAACTGCTGCTGCAGGGTCACGATGTGGTGATTCTTGATAACCTCTGCAACAGCAAGCGCAGCGTACTGCCGGTCATCGAGCGCCTTGGCGGGAAAACGCCGCTGTTTATCGACGGCGACATCCGCGATGAAGCGTTACTGACCACGGTTTTCCACGACCACGGCATTGAAGCCGTTATTCACTTCGCAGGCCTGAAGGCGGTGGGTGAATCGGTCCAGAAACCGCTGGAATACTACGACAATAACGTTACCGGCACCCTGAAACTGGTCAGCGCCATGAAAGCCGCAGGCGTCACCAACTTCATTTTCAGCTCCTCTGCCACCGTCTATGGCGATCAGCCAAAGATCCCTTATGTGGAAAGCTTCCCCACCGGCCATCCGGCAAGCCCCTACGGCCGCAGCAAGCTGATGGTCGAACAGATCCTGACCGACGTGCAGAAAGCCGTTCCCGATATGAGTATCGCCCTGCTGCGCTACTTCAATCCGGTCGGTGCCCATCCGTCAGGCGATATGGGCGAAGATCCTCAGGGGATCCCCAACAACCTGATGCCGTATATCGCCCAGGTGGCGGTCGGGCGCCGCGAATCTCTGTCGATCTTCGGTAATGACTACCCCACCGAAGACGGCACCGGCGTACGCGACTATATCCACGTAATGGATCTGGCCGATGGCCACGTGGCCGCCATGGAAAAACTGGCAGGCAAAGCGGGGGTTCATATCTATAACCTCGGCGCTGGCGTCGGCAGCAGCGTACTGGATGTGGTCAATGCCTTCAGTAAGGCCTGCGGAAAACCGGTGAACTATCACTTCGCACCGCGCCGCGACGGCGATCTGCCCGCCTACTGGGCCGATGCCACCAAAGCCGATAAAGAACTCAACTGGCGCGTCACTCGCTCTCTGGACGAAATGGCGCAGGACACCTGGCGCTGGCAGTCACGCCATCCTCAGGGCTACCCGGACTAA